The Corylus avellana chromosome ca8, CavTom2PMs-1.0 genome has a segment encoding these proteins:
- the LOC132190904 gene encoding lachrymatory-factor synthase-like, producing the protein MAAETESKWEGKVSAVLANPTAQQVWVLLEASGHCGSATVDGIPGQPGLIRYCAATVRSSSGGRINWAKEKLLAIDPIKRCLSYEVIENNTGIKSYVATMIVLPIKDEGGRGCKIEWSFVSDPIEGWRIEDLVSYLESNLRAMAQKMLYHYALISRS; encoded by the exons ATGGCAGCGGAAACAGAGTCAAAATGGGAAGGCAAAGTCTCTGCTGTGCTGGCAAACCCGACAGCACAACAAGTCTGGGTTCTCTTGGAGGCTTCT GGACactgtggctccgccactgtagATGGGATCCCTGGCCAGCCTGGCCTGATCCGCTACTGCGCCGCCACAGTAAGATCGTCTTCCGGCGGCCGTATCAACTGGGCCAAGGAGAAGCTGCTTGCCATTGATCCCATCAAACGGTGCTTGAGCTATGAGGTCATAGAGAATAACACCGGCATAAAGTCATACGTGGCAACAATGATAGTATTGCCGATCAAAGATGAAGGCGGACGTGGGTGCAAGATCGAGTGGTCGTTCGTGAGTGATCCGATTGAAGGGTGGAGAATTGAAGATCTGGTCTCTTATCTGGAGTCTAACCTCCGGGCCATGGCACAGAAGATGCTTTATCATTATGCACTCATTTCAAGAAGCTGA
- the LOC132190325 gene encoding lachrymatory-factor synthase-like — protein sequence MAAETESKWEGKVSAVLANPTAQQVWLLLEDFCNLHKWLPSIDTCYQVDGVPGQPGLIRYCAATVTSSSGGRDDGVTINWAKEKLLAIDPIKRCLSYEVIENNTGIKSYVATMIVLPINDDGGRGCKIEWSFVSDPVEGWRIEDLVSYLESNLQGMAKRMLQHYALL from the coding sequence ATGGCAGCGGAAACAGAGTCAAAATGGGAAGGCAAGGTCTCTGCTGTGCTGGCAAACCCGACAGCACAACAAGTCTGGCTTCTCTTGGAGGACTTCTGCAACCTACACAAATGGCTTCCTAGTATTGACACGTGTTACCAAGTAGATGGGGTCCCTGGCCAGCCTGGCCTGATCCGCTACTGCGCCGCCACAGTAACATCGTCTTCCGGCGGTCGTGATGATGGGGTGACGATCAACTGGGCCAAGGAGAAGCTGCTTGCGATTGATCCCATCAAACGGTGCCTGAGCTATGAGGTCATAGAGAATAACACCGGCATAAAGTCATACGTGGCAACAATGATAGTATTGCCGATCAACGATGATGGCGGACGTGGGTGCAAGATCGAGTGGTCGTTCGTGAGTGATCCGGTTGAGGGGTGGAGAATTGAAGATCTGGTCTCTTATCTGGAGTCTAACCTCCAGGGCATGGCAAAGAGGATGCTTCAACATTATGCACTCCTTTAA
- the LOC132190903 gene encoding zinc finger BED domain-containing protein RICESLEEPER 2-like: MDNTFQLNDVDLGDDSLTADPTPGSSVSASTECTPNEHVNLISLVVVESGAGAGAGAGAEGGAGLKCNWCKMLFSIGKSSITSTLSRHLTACMKFVEVNSLKKQKTLSFEPSDDIDGLGTLTNFTFNEKKVRELAAHMVLLHEYPFNMMEHELFNKFMRACTPYWKKISRATVKSDCIATYNIEKKKLKTLLSGIDRVNITTDMWASSQRVSYMVVTCHFVDSNWLLQKRILNFCNVPPPHSGVVIAEALRNSFIEWGILDKVFIITVDNASANATAIDILRDDIELKGSLPIGGLMFHVRCCAHITNLLVQAGLLEIGDIIDSVRQGIKYIVASERRLNLFSDIAKRLDLGCNKLILDVPTRWNSTYLMLKTTIRFKEVFPRYHRVERAFLWVVSPEQWDKVENVNQVLVVFNDVTNVVSGSDYPTSNLFLPEVWRMKAIVILSLRIGMSI, translated from the exons ATGGACAATACATTTCAACTCAATGATGTTGATTTGGGTGATGATTCCCTCACTGCCGACCCTACTCCTGGATCTAGTGTGTCTGCTAGCACTGAATGCACACCAAATGAACATGTTAATCTGATTTCTCTTGTTGTTGTTGAATCTGGGGCTGGGGCTGGGGCTGGGGCTGGGGCTGAGGGTGGGGCTGGGTTGAAG TGTAATTGGTGCAAGATGTTGTTTTCTATAGGGAAATCTAGTATTACCTCCACCCTTAGTAGGCATTTAACTGCTTGTATGAAGTTTGTGGAGGTGAATAGCCTTAAGAAGCAAAAGACTTTGTCATTTGAACCTAGTGATGACATTGATGGTTTAGGGACCTTGACAAACTTTACTTTCAATGAGAAGAAAGTTAGAGAACTTGCTGCCCATATGGTACTTCTACATGAATATCCCTTTAACATGATGGAGCATGAACTTTTTAACAAGTTCATGAGGGCTTGTACACCATACTGGAAAAAAATTAGTCGTGCCACTGTAAAAAGTGATTGCATTGCCACTTAtaacattgaaaagaaaaagttgaaaacacTTCTAAGTGGGATTGATAGGGTAAACATAACTACTGATATGTGGGCCTCCTCCCAAAGGGTTTCATATATGGTGGTTACTTGCCATTTTGTAGATTCTAATTGGCTACTCCAAAagaggattttaaatttttgtaatgtaccTCCACCACATTCGGGTGTTGTTATTGCTGAAGCCTTAAGGAACAGTTTTATTGAATGGGGCATTTTGGATAAAGTATTTATAATAACTGTTGATAATGCTAGTGCTAATGCTACTGCCATTGACATTTTGAGAGATGATATTGAGTTGAAGGGTAGTTTGCCTATTGGGGGGCTTATGTTTCATGTTAGGTGCTGTGCTCATATTACTAATTTGTTGGTGCAAGCAGGGCTTTTAGAAATAGGGGACATAATAGATTCTGTTAGGCAGGGGATTAAGTATATAGTGGCTTCTGAGAGGCGGTTGAATTTATTTAGTGATATAGCAAAGCGTTTGGACTTGGGTTGTAATAAACTTATTTTAGATGTTCCTACCCGATGGAATAGCACCTACTTGATGTTGAAGACTACAATTAGGTTCAAGGAAGTGTTTCCTAGATACCATAGAGTAGAGCGGGCTTTTCTGTGGGTGGTAAGTCCTGAACAATGGGATAAGGTTGAGAATGTGAACCAAGTTTTAGTTGTTTTCAATGATGTGACCAATGTTGTCTCTGGAAGTGACTATCCTACATCCAATCTGTTTCTACCTGAGGTGTGGAGAATGAAAGCAATTGTGATATTAAGTCTGCGGATAGGAATGAGTATATAA
- the LOC132190905 gene encoding LOW QUALITY PROTEIN: lachrymatory-factor synthase (The sequence of the model RefSeq protein was modified relative to this genomic sequence to represent the inferred CDS: substituted 2 bases at 2 genomic stop codons) produces MAQANWEGKVCARLTNAKADQIWALYKDFVNFHKCFPSLATCYGIHGTNGEPGCIXYCAGFSIASDSASTDKPFSWXRLTAVDNEGYSLSYKIVDINIGFESYISTVKIVPQGADGCVIEWSFTVDPVEGRELHDLVKKYEVGLQCMAKGMEDALQHWDT; encoded by the exons ATGGCGCAGGCAAACTGGGAAGGCAAGGTTTGTGCAAGACTAACAAATGCAAAAGCAGACCAAATATGGGCTCTCTACAAGGACTTCGTCAACTTCCACAAGTGTTTTCCTAGCCTTGCCACTTGTTACGGCATCCACGGCACCAACGGCGAGCCTGGTTGCATCTGATACTGTGCCGGATTCTCAATCGCATCCGACAGCGCCAGCACCGACAAGCCCTTTAGctggt GAAGATTAACGGCAGTCGATAACGAGGGATATAGCTTAAGCTACAAGATAGTGGACATCAATATTGGGTTCGAGTCATACAtttcaacggtcaagattgttCCTCAAGGTGCAGATGGGTGTGTGATCGAGTGGTCCTTCACCGTTGATCCAGTTGAAGGGCGGGAGCTACATGATTTGGTGAAGAAGTATGAGGTGGGCCTTCAGTGCATGGCTAAGGGAATGGAGGATGCACTGCAGCATTGGGACACGTAA